One region of Bacteroidota bacterium genomic DNA includes:
- a CDS encoding OmpA family protein, protein MRAFLPLVVVLFCVKFAFPQSKDAACSEVFNEIRMDESGIHPFADTLVTDASGTVYEHFADSSKSFWYKITFSEDCSFAFEIFPFQKGNSYNFFLYKTSPQTTACKIKTNKIPPVRANMYRNEMLKTGTGLSFSPAKNKKDIYNSPYQDAVQAKKGEIYFLNIYHVKGIDCGFSFTLRNEARAQKFKCLYDKCYEEPLQQAKLKKINSASDHQGFKNLDGLGSAMNAHPCLYDKCYEEPIQQAKLKKINTASDHQGFKNLDGLGSAMNAHPLVETAAMKNSEVKNNFADSIIHTDVFSLPLRKNMEEEEPKAVFLVRDSAKHEFIDAEVLLARKQKEILPLVSKLEKGKFEIPLEKNKEYHLRFSALGYKPFDVFFITGDSARAFTNEVYLSSLHEGDNFTMDKIYFHPNSSDMKEGALDELDKLAGYLIASGGTTIEIQGHTNGNKRIRKSYEGNFSGSSKKLSQCRAEKIKTYLVSKGISSARLSAIGYGGSKPVFPEPKNQTQANKNIRVEILILSQKETSIAANKRQE, encoded by the coding sequence ATGAGAGCATTTCTCCCGTTAGTTGTTGTATTATTCTGCGTGAAGTTTGCTTTTCCGCAAAGCAAGGACGCTGCCTGTTCGGAGGTCTTCAATGAAATAAGAATGGATGAAAGCGGCATTCATCCCTTTGCCGATACGCTTGTAACGGATGCATCGGGCACCGTGTACGAACATTTTGCGGATTCATCCAAATCCTTCTGGTATAAAATAACTTTCAGTGAGGATTGTTCGTTTGCTTTTGAAATTTTCCCTTTTCAGAAAGGCAACTCCTATAACTTTTTTCTCTACAAAACTTCTCCGCAGACCACTGCCTGTAAAATCAAAACAAATAAAATTCCTCCCGTGCGCGCAAACATGTACAGAAATGAAATGCTGAAAACAGGAACCGGGCTTTCTTTTTCTCCGGCAAAGAACAAAAAAGATATTTATAATTCTCCCTATCAGGATGCCGTGCAGGCGAAGAAAGGGGAAATTTATTTTCTGAACATCTATCACGTGAAAGGGATTGATTGCGGGTTTTCTTTCACGCTGAGAAATGAAGCGCGCGCTCAGAAATTCAAATGCCTCTATGATAAATGCTACGAAGAGCCGCTTCAGCAGGCAAAATTGAAAAAGATAAATTCAGCATCAGACCATCAAGGTTTCAAAAACCTTGATGGTCTTGGCAGTGCAATGAACGCCCATCCATGCCTCTATGATAAATGCTACGAAGAGCCAATTCAACAGGCAAAATTGAAAAAGATAAATACAGCATCAGACCATCAAGGTTTCAAAAACCTTGATGGTCTTGGCAGCGCAATGAACGCCCATCCATTGGTTGAAACTGCCGCAATGAAAAACAGTGAAGTGAAAAATAATTTTGCCGATTCAATTATACATACTGATGTCTTTTCCCTGCCTCTTCGAAAAAATATGGAAGAAGAAGAACCCAAAGCAGTTTTTCTTGTACGCGACAGCGCTAAACACGAGTTCATTGATGCCGAAGTGTTGCTGGCAAGAAAGCAAAAAGAAATCCTTCCGCTTGTTTCAAAACTTGAGAAAGGAAAATTTGAAATCCCTCTGGAGAAGAACAAAGAATATCATTTGCGTTTTTCCGCCCTCGGGTATAAACCGTTTGATGTGTTTTTTATTACGGGCGACAGTGCGCGCGCTTTCACCAACGAAGTATATCTTTCTTCCCTGCACGAAGGAGATAATTTCACGATGGATAAAATTTATTTTCACCCCAACTCAAGTGATATGAAAGAAGGCGCGCTGGATGAATTGGATAAACTGGCAGGATACCTCATAGCCAGCGGAGGAACCACTATTGAAATACAAGGGCACACGAACGGCAATAAAAGAATCCGCAAATCGTATGAAGGAAATTTCAGCGGCAGTTCAAAAAAACTTTCGCAGTGCAGGGCAGAGAAAATCAAAACCTATTTGGTGAGCAAAGGAATTTCTTCCGCGCGGCTTTCCGCCATTGGTTACGGAGGAAGCAAGCCGGTTTTTCCCGAACCTAAAAACCAAACGCAGGCAAATAAAAATATACGCGTGGAAATTTTAATTCTCTCGCAAAAGGAAACCAGCATTGCTGCGAACAAGCGGCAGGAATAA